The DNA region cctttcttcgggggctgcatttcatgccacgcaggtgtacaCGACGAGTAGAGgacattagcgagaagatgtttccggcgggattggcgagctccatttccttccggaggctttccgagtcgagtatctatgttatggtatcttgagttatgttaaaGACTTTGCGGAGACAGAGCCACGTATgtaacatgtcagtcttgtaagcggctctgtaagtcgatgtatcattatgcattatgttacagacttcatatgtttacagattttacttgatttgaggaagacgaaaagcatgttgttctgtgaaaagctttcattatgcactcctttcatgatttaagagttcagtaagattatgagtataacgagagccagcgggttcactcggccctaagtaagggtcgggtgcccatcatgccctatcaagttggggtgtgataacgggtacccggggctaaccaccgagcaccactcatgcACATTACCCATCATACACATCaagcattcattcattaattttgtactcaaatcataggaaaaccatttttcacttgaaatatatttactttatatacataagcccttcggctatcaaaatcaaaataatgcatATGCATACGAGGAGaaaccgtgagaccatactacccatacatacgcatctacgagcctctacaagagtactagacatatggacgggacaggaccctgttgtgcccaaaatacatgtatatacacaaaagaataagtcaatggcacctccggaacaatgcagtgctctcaagtcagctaatagctcctatgagtctagatcacctccccgtctacctatgggcatgaacacagcgtccaaagaaaacgacgtcggtacgaacattgtgcgagtatgtaaggcatgaatgaaatgaacataatagagaaatcataagatatAAGATGAAGATGCAACCTGCGTAACTTTTAAGGGGTGGATACATTTCACACACATATCTTATATAATCGTagtacatatatcatcatagcACATACATtatcgtatcatatatatatatatatatatatatatatatatatatatatatatgatatatatatatatatatatatatatatatatatatatatatatatatatatatatatatatatatatatatatatatatcatcgttaacccgcgtccgggtaaccatcatatgccgcccactagtggtgtcatgcccggccctctaggctcggtgtaaacatagcagcccgccttagcggtgacatgcccgccatttaggcatggtggaatcgtatgcagccccgCCTTGCGGcgacatgcccggccaactaggcaaggtggaatcgtatcgtcatatagtcaacataaacttatcattaCCACACATTTCACAGGCgtatcataaccttatcataacttagcatcatcatacattcatcattaatcatacattaaagcttgaaggtaaccatggctatgtcggggtgacatgaggtcgtgaacccccgactacgttatggagtaatcataatcgttatatctcaccttggagggactaacatttaaggtgagtgcacataacgaaaagcatcaatggaactatACTTAGGGTCATTAGATTGTAGAAACACCATATCGTATCCATAGCAAGAACTTTATGGAAttagcatatcatgaactttagaacttttaggctcaactcatagtcatcatcatcatactcacatcgtatctcttttctttatcttatgaaaaGCTTTTTATaaccatagactcataatttccgatgtgtaggaaagtcatggaaatataggagaattcatgcgataggagtcatgccttagaaaaaagggactagccttacatacctctttcgtttagctattctatcgtttgatcgttctccttcgatgctcgcgtttctaccttcaagaaagttcatattaacattagctaatcgattataggAACATGcttactaaggctagagaaaattgggcagcatttcctttgtttatacaactttcctcatattacatatcaactcccaaacatccataacaacattcacaatattataagtaacaatcatcattcatccacattatccacatttcacaatttcacatcaattcctccataatcatggtcatagttcactattgcgttttctcacatataatacttatcccatacTCTATATGTCACTTATAGCATACTTACattcacaacatatcaatattcatgactcattccaaactactactcaaaagctcattattcctatctttgtgatccattttctatctccttccataatctaagtctttcaacctcttatTAACTTAAAcaatatgaaaagatcataaaacttaccttagatagtgtaggaataagccttgagtgaaaatacttctcttgcaccaaaaccctagttcacttccattggaattccctggcttagatgaactttaatgtgtttcacacacttgattttgttggtttaatgaagttgatcatcaatttctcttgggttcttgtggatgaagagtggagagttctctaaagtgttcttgaggtgtggagtgaaaaatggaatgaaataaatgaggttggagtccttatatcaacttaaaaattTGACCTGACTcggacatacggaccaacatacggtccgtatcttttatactgaccgtatgtctggccgtatttTTGGTCCAGGGAAGTTcccattctgggcagaacatacggccagacatacggccagtgtAATTTCTATGGTCAGTATGTTGGACCGTGTGTTGCCCAACTTTCCGGAATTCATTCTCGTcggctcgtttgatctccaatccttatggaaccttcttaacacttgtttaacacctcattaacaatctaatggatgttatagctcttctccaaaacattattaagcTCTCAtcaattcgatactcgtaaatcttgcccgacacacaacatataccgtgctttccttaacaattttcttctcttacctcaaatgcctttgaagtctcgattaggatcatcaaatgctatttcttacttatcaaaacatcgtatacgtcgtgaccttcgttagtctattcactgtatgctaacgggaaattttcgaggtgtaacaccatcACTGGATGAAAGTGCTGTTTTATATATGCTGGATGGAAAGGGCAGATGCTGCAGAGTTATCAGAAGTTCAGAAATACTTCCTACTCTTTGGACCACCGATCCTTTATATCTAGGACAAGATTTGGTTCAAATTTGATGATAATTACTATCTCATTTATCCAAAAATCACAATAAATTATATGGGAATAATATGCACTAAGTTGAAACCAAGATATGCATCAGTGTACTTTTGGAACAACAAGTTCAATTATCCAACAACTGTAGTTAATGTCCCCACTATTGCAAAACACAATTGAAAGTATTTAGATAGATaatcttacctcttttcttGTCTGAACAAGAGGATCAATATTTGCCGAGTTAGAATTAGCCTTTCTCGATTGTTTTGCAGACAACCATTTAATCATTCTTGGCATTGACCTCTCAAGTGAAGGCTCCTTAACTAGCCGTTGAACTGCCGGAATAGCTTCAAATGCCCAAGCCTATGTAATAAGTAAGATGATGTTTAGTGTacataaaatcaaaataataatataaactcAAAACCATAAAATGAACATTTTAGTTACTTACCGCGAACGCCCATGGAAAGCCATAAAGATTATATTGGTTTTTGGTTGGATCCAATTTTTGTAAAAGATATTCAATAGTAAGATTGAAGCTTATTCGACCCCATGGGTATGAATCGAATAAATTTTGGTTCGACGCCATTTTTAACCAATTGGTGTCTACCttttttttgaatcttttgCACACAATACGCTATGCAAAAACCAAACCACGCTCACAGCcaccttttgtttttttgtcaAGTTTGAATCCTTTATCTTCTCAATGGGACCATCACCATCAATAGACTTCCCCACTATATCTACCAAACTTGTACCCTTTTCTTTAACCTTTGCTAACTGGGGGGGGGGAATGACACCGAAGTCCTGTCACGATAGCGAATTCATTGATGCCGAAACAAATAGGCAAGCCATTGTAATCACaccaaatttcttttttcttctcacAAGAAATTCGGCGAAGAAGAAGGCCGTGCACCAACTTTATTGGGAGAAGTATTGCTACATCTTTCTTCAAGTTTAAAAAccaaaacaagtttttttgAAACCATTCTCAATACCTTGATCGATCAAAACCTTTCTAAACTCAACAAATTGAGTTCCAAAGCCGACTCTCACATTGATCCTTGAATCATAAGGACCATTCAAATTCAAGTGGGTCTCAAATACATATTTTTCAATGGAAATGGTCTTCACACATTCTGGAACAGAAAGAGCATTGGGATCACTATCATTATCTGGTGATCCAGTACCCTTTGAATTACCACCACCAGTATCATTAATTGATCCTGCAATGGCTACTGATTGAGCATCATTTTGATCAAGTTGTTGTTCTTCTCTATCTTCTGTTCTTTCTAATGTAGCTGATGTACTATTCTCAGTTCTTTCTTCTCTAACCTGATTACCATCCATGTCACCAGCCGTAGTtctatctttttcttcttcacccGAACGCTCAGTTGTACTCTCACCACTTTTTTCCTCTTCACCTGATTGCTCAGTTGCACTCTCACCACTCTTTTCCTCTTCACCTAATTGCTGAGTTGCACTCTCACCACTCTTTTCCTCTTTACTTGATTTCTTGGTTGCACTCTCGccacttttttcttcttcacctgACTTTTCACCATTATTCtcaagtgtttttttttcacCAATCAAAATCTGATTGTGTAAAGGTACCACCATCTCCAAAGGTGCATAAGCAAAAGCCTCTCTTGCTCGAGCTGCTTCATAAATTAGTTGTTGTACTGATGTGGTAGCTCTTTTCTTACGTGCAACACTTTGTTTCATAGTAGCAGCTAAGCTTCTAGATTTTTTACTAGCATCAGAAGAAGGTGACCTGGTTCTCTTCCTCTTATGTTAGCCCATTTTATCTTATCTACacgaaaaaagttaaaattagtaaatgatacaatttaatgatacaaaaaaaaaaaaaaaaatgaacaacaaGACATTTGTAGCACAACTTCTAAAGTTGTGCCAACAATAAACAAAGTTGTCCTACGCCTAAGCAGCTCATCGGAAGAGCATTCACAGAATAAGTTGTTAAAAGGTGTCTGTTAGAATCGACAAAGTGGTTAACAACTTTTGCATTTGTTCCAACGACCTAACAAATGAAAAATTTGTTCCAAAAACTGTAAAAATTGTTGGGgacatgttgtatcaaatttgAACcagttaaattttctttttaatacaACTAATATAATTGGTGCTAAAGTTCAACCCATAACAATATAGTTGGTGCTAAACTTCATTCAACAACAATTTTCCTTTTAATACTACCAAACTGAAGCTAATAACAATGAAACAAGTAATGACACATAGAAAATTTTGCCTGATAATAGCAAAATCGTAACCAACAAGAGCAAAATCAAAATTATATAatctttatcttcttcttcatcattaaACCCTAGTTCTAACCGTTTGAAATAAACAAGATAAAGTAAAATTTACCTGATACTACAGCAAGCAAGATGATAATCTTGAAGTGAAATTTTAGTCAAAATAtccaaaagaagaacaaaaattggAAAGGGCCGTGAGAGttttttttggaaaagggtCTGCCCTCTTAGAAAGGTTGGACGTGAGGAAGGGAAGATAAATTTGGGGTTTTCTCAAAGTTTTTGATAATATAGTTTGATTCatttttaaagttttcaaaattaCAAAAAGGTCCATTCTTTCTAATTAATTCTTTaagttggcaaaaaaaaaaaaaaaagagattaacAAACTGGGACCcatttgtcccttttttttaattgcaaACTTCAGGATCACTTTTACCTCAATCTCCCCAACAAAAGTGTATTAATGGGAATTTATCCTTAACCAATGGAGAGGGTTACAAACATTTAAATGGTAGGAAGGGAGTTACGTTTGTTGTGAGGTACTACTAGAAGTCAAGTTTTCTTTAACTACTTTTGATATAGTAATTTTTGTGTTAAAAATATGTCATGCCTTTTTTtaacatggtatatttacgTAAAGATCTCTAGTTTTTCTAGACCCATTAGCTAGCTAGAGTTCTTAGTATATATTCtattggtgtaattattttataGTTTATAAATGAAAATATCCTTTagctttattctaacatcatttggtatcagaacACTGTCTAGAGACTTTGTGGATACTCAAAAATGGTTTGGTGATATGAGAGAGATTAAGAACATGCTCGACAGGATGTCAATGAAATGACTAATTTCATTGATAGACAGAACCAAATAGAGTATCATTATATGTTGTTGATTAATGTATAACAACATAGTCATTTACttgcataaattaaaataaattgttGATTTGTTTGGTAAAAAAAGTGCTCTCATCAAATAACTGAAATATCTTTAAAACTTGTAACACCACGAAGAATTTGATTACCAGTAGTATAagatttttaattataaattgtTAAAATACAAACTTTCAAGCAGCCTAATATATCTACATGTTTAtcgatcatatatatat from Lycium ferocissimum isolate CSIRO_LF1 chromosome 2, AGI_CSIRO_Lferr_CH_V1, whole genome shotgun sequence includes:
- the LOC132038344 gene encoding uncharacterized protein LOC132038344; this encodes MKQSVARKKRATTSVQQLIYEAARAREAFAYAPLEMVVPLHNQILIGEKKTLENNGEKSGEEEKSGESATKKSSKEEKSGESATQQLGEEEKSGESATEQSGEEEKSGESTTERSGEEEKDRTTAGDMDGNQVREERTENSTSATLERTEDREEQQLDQNDAQSVAIAGSINDTGGGNSKGTGSPDNDSDPNALSVPECVKTISIEKYVFETHLNLNGPYDSRINVRVGFGTQFVEFRKVLIDQGIENGFKKTCFGF